From Oenanthe melanoleuca isolate GR-GAL-2019-014 chromosome 4, OMel1.0, whole genome shotgun sequence:
ACGTATCAGGACACCCATTAAATTCTAACACCTTTCTTCATTGCTAACAAATTGCTCAGGGAGGTACCCAAAGCTCAGAGCAACAACTCACACAGGCAaagaattgggaaaaaaagggtCAGAATGAAACTGGGAGTTACAAAGCAACCAGTCAGACTGACACCGGCGCTCCGGCAGGAATGACAAAGTTGTAAACCCGGTGATCCCTCACAGAATTAGAAACCCAGATGATGAAAGTTCAGGGAGAAGAGCCAAAATAATCTGGGCCAGTGTCCAAATTGCAGGGAAAAACATTCTGCAATACTTCCAACTTTGATAAATAGGCAGATAAGCACACTCCTGAAGCACAGAAATTACTTGTCTGACCACAGCTTTACCATTGGATTTCTACAGCCTGAAAGCTTTACACACATTTTGCAAAAATTCAGCTATAATTTCTCAAATAATGAGCATCTTTCCATATGTGACAGCTTTATAGCCAGAAACAGATATTGTGTATTTGAAATGACATTCACCATGTTTAAATGCATTCTCACTAGATTGCAACAAGCCAGCCCACTTAGATAACCCAAAGCACTTCAAAAATATCCTTTGAAGCAGTGTTTTCCTTGGAATAAATAACTCCCACTCACAGAACCTGCTCCAGTGCAAAGCTATTCTTCATTCTGGGGGAGACAGGACCCTGTTGTGTTCCAGGATAAAAAGGCACATTTCCCATTGTGTTAGCCACACTCAGATAGAACTTCCACTTCTGctgatttggtttttattatCTTCTGTTGAAGGCTCAGAGCAGACCCCTACTTCTGAAGTGGGGTAATTATACAGCTAGAAAGGGCTCTGAATGTGTGtcatggaaataaattaatctaAGAAATCAGCAAGATTCCAATCAAACAacctcatttttttaaattaacaaacGTAAAATAGtcctgtttttcttcttagtGCTGTTAGAGATAAGAGTATCTGCCAAAGTAAATTCCATCTTGATCTGGACTAAACAAGAGGCTAGGAAAGCACAGATGCAGTTTCTGCCGAGGATGGCAAGGTGATGGCACATGTGGTCACCACGCTGTGACAGAATCACAGTGTCCTTGTCACACAGGTGGAACCTTACCgagcgctgctgctgctgctgtgccctgtggggCACCGGATACACACGAGGATCTGGACAGTGAAGAACCATCCCACAACCCCCATAATTGACACATGGAGAGAGGAAGAGTGGAGGTGGGTAACTGGGCCTCTCAGGCTGCACTGGCTGGTCTTTTGTCTGTCAAGAAAATaagaacaagaagaaatgcATCAGCAGTGGAATACAACCAACACGGCATCCAGGTACAAGGGGGTAGCTGTGCTGTTTGTTTAGACCCTCCACACTACttctcatgaaaaaaattatttaagacaGCTGAATTATGCCACACCAGAGTCTTGACACCTTTTTTGTGAGGAAAACATTGGTTTCAAGATAAGACAAGCACATTTCTGTGTGTCTTTTATATTCCAAAACAATTCTATATTTTCATTACACACAGTAGCTTTCAATAGTTTGAAGCAGAACTACATGGACAGTTACTTGCATGAcaagattaaataaataattttggtaTAGGACCAAAGTTGTTTGCCTCAGATTTGGGTCTGCCTTTTCTTAGGGCCTCTGCATTCCAGTAGAGTCAACAGGAATTTGCCTAAGGACAGAGCAAGGAGGGGTAAAAGACAATTaatattctgtgactctgtgagTCACAACTAAATAATTTGACTTAAGAAAACAAcctaataaatattttatatgcttGCTCTCATCTTTAAAATCCTCCACAAGCTCTGTTTAATCAAATCCCAAGGCAGGAAGAGACAAACAGGAAGATCTCCAGTGTGAACTGTTGGTGCACTGCAGGGACAGTTAAGTACAACATCACTGAAACTGGCCAGAGCAAGGGGCACTGGGCAGCACCCGGCCTCTGACATTTCAGCAAGACCCTGCCACCTCTGATGCAGGGCATGGTTGAGAATAAGACAATCCTGAAGTTTCTGTGTCACAACAATGTTGGGGAGGACAATAAATCACCACAGAGCATTTTGGTAATCAGCCGTTCTTTTAAAGCATTGCACAATTTCATCAAGACAGGAAACCTCGGAATTTCGTCATTCTTAAATGGGGATTGAGAAAGCTCAGAGTTTTGCATGTCATGATTTTACTATGGCTTCCTACTGACAGCACTTTGAAGAGATAAAAAGGATGTTGcaagaaaaaattattgcagAGGCTGCTTAGCTAATTTGTATGGagaccatttttttcctcagtgatATTAGCATCACTCTGTAATTCAATTGCAGAGGTCAGGATTAACTACAGAAGCTCTTTATTTCAAAAGCTGCTTTGATCTTACAACTCTTATATCAAGTGCCAGTGAAACAATCAAAGTCCTCTGGATTTGTTTTTGGTTGTGTCCACCCTCCCCCTCCTCCGCTTTCAGATATGTTTGAAAAGTTCTTGCAATAAATACTCCCTTCATCTACTTATTTTCGAAGTCTTCTCTAATCGTTTCTCATCTTCTTACTGCATTACTTCAGAATGATTTCATCCCAGGTGGTGACCTCATATAAAATCCAATGTCAATTAATGGAAGCCAGAAAGCCTTGAGTTGTGtggaaagtgagaaaaaaaaaataaaacacacatgTGCTGGCAATGGGAGCTTTCTTTTGACTCATACCTGAGAGTTGAGTTTACTCAGTTGAGATTGCAATCTCTCATTAATTTTCTGCAATGCCTCTTTCTCCTCATTAAGTCTCTCTCGGTCAGATCTCTCCTTTCTGAAGTCTTCCTCGTATATTTGGACCTGCAATCACCATGAACAGTATGTGAACTTCAGCAGAGCCACTTTGTGGTTCGGTTGGTTTCTAAGCACTCCCCAAGCAGAAGGGTGAATTCCAAGGGGATCCCTGCTCTGTACAATTCTCCAAACAAAAGTTTCCctggtttctttttctgctaCCAATACAAAGTGACAAACAATGGCAATTCTCCAGTAGCACACATCAATTGAAACAGTCACCAGTGCCAGTTTTTGTACAACCTTGCAATTCAAAAAGCTGACTGGCAAATATCAGGTTTAAACATTTAAACGAGATAGCAAATATTAGTATCAATTTTTTAAGGGATTAGCAGTAGCAGAACAAACATTTTACCaacatttttccagttttctcttCAGTTATGGGCACTTTAACTCCCTTCTGTATCTCAGGTGCAAGGACTTTGAGAAGAacctccccatcccagtgtAGAGGCAGAGGGGAGTGGAAAGTACACAATTCCAAATGGAATGTACACAATTCCCAGTGAAAATACAGATGTTTGTCCCAATTCCTAGAAAATAAGCTGCCTTGCAAATGCTGAAGGATGGAGTGGCTTAGTTCTTTCATATGTAGTCAGGAATCACAGAGCTTCatcccattaaaaaatattttaccacctcaggCATGGGCAGTGAGCACACAGATTTGGAAACAAAACACATATCCATAAATTATTTGGTGTTAAGATGACTGTCTTAATCTTCAGCTAATGGGCAGGCATCCACCTGGTGAGAAGCTGGAGGTTGGTGGCACTTCTACTGACAAATAACAGCAAAGGCCTGTTTGGGTAGGAACCACCACCAGAACTTTCAGAAGCCCTTTCATGTCCTCTTGCTTCCTCAGAAAAGCCTGCTGACAGCCTCTTCCCAAAAATCTTGCTTGCTGTGGCTCATGCCCTGCCCAGTGGACAGatccagttttctttttctttgacttCACAGAAGGACTAGAAAAATGTTAATATctcaggagaaggaaaaggtcAATACAGAGCTCTATAAATTCTTTTCCTGACCCTCTGAAACAGAGACAAAGCTGTCACTTGCAgaaatccctgcatcccttgtCCATCTACACACTTTGTCCTCAGTATTTCCTCATTTCTTCTCTCCCAATTCCCTCTCTGCTGTCCCACCTCCCTCCCAATCCCCAGCTGTACAatctgctggagctgcaagggAACCTCTTTGGCAGAGTTTTGCCATTTATTCTGTTCCCCTGAGAAAGAGGGGACAACTCCCAAGGAATGAAAGCCTTCATCTCTGTTCCTGTGACCAGGGATGGGCTGATGACAGCCAAGATCCCATGGGACTCTGTCACGTCCCTCTTTGTCCCAAGAGTCCCTCCTCCATCCAGTTAGAGCCTTCTGCTCCGTTTTGTGTAGAAGGAAGCCTGGACTCACTGTACTGATTTATACAACTAGAAAAACACATTCATAAAATGTATACCCCATGAgaatttaggaaaagaaaaggtttaCTCTATTTTATTGTGTAGAATGAAATAACTCATTACTGTACAATCAAGTGCAGGATTTTGTTCTCCAGCATGTGGCAAGCATTATATTAGAGAGCAAaatctggctgtgctgtcaaACGTGACAGAAACAAGTATTTTATTCCCATTGAATAAAATTCCCATTCTGATCACATCCATTTGTGTGTGAATAACATTAACCCTGACACTATCCAGGACAACAGACCAGAAGTGTTAAAATTACCTGAAAACTATATggtttttaaacagattttttcatATGGAAAGAAAGACAGGGCTCTAAGCATTTGAGTTTCTTAgaacaaagatgaaaaaataaataaatacaaatctATAGCCCTTGGGATGGAGGTTATAGATGCAAATGATTTGTCTCACACTTAGAAAAATTGCAGTGCCAGTCCTCTAGTTTTCCAAGACTAGGATCCTCGGATAATCCACTATACTGGCAACTTCTAAGacaaaaggaacagaaaacaaaccagtaATTGATGATATTTAGCATTCCCTCTGGATGACATTCAGCCCCTagcagagagctggcagaaCACCTCCAGGAGTCAGGAGAGCTATTCTGCCTCTCTGAGTCCTCCACAAGTCCTCACTCCAGTCCTCTGCCAGGACTCAATTTCACTTTGTGGACACTGCTGTGATGACAGCATCCGGGGAAACATCATTCCAAAGGGCTGTGGCTAAACTGGCTCTTCCTTTCAAAAGCTCTACACAGCAAGTCCACCaagcacagcccctggcagatAAGGCAAAATTATGCTGTGTGAAATTAATCCAGGCTCACTTAAGCTGTTCTTACCTGTTGTTTGAGAACTTCAAGTTGGGTTCTCATCTCCTCAATGTTCCTGTCACCCTTCCCTGGAGGAGTCCCAACAACAGGTGGGTGCTGCTTTTTCAATGCATCCAGAAGGGCCTGCAATGTCAAACCACAAAATTACTAAATAGAGATTCActacatgaaaaagaaaaaaatatcctttaaaattattagaaagAGGTTTCCCCTTCACTTGTAGTTGCTTCAGTTATATATACTAGATATAAACCCACTTTACTGCAGTAAAGTCTGACTGAAACGTTTTTTGCACTCAAAGTAGAGATTCCTTCCCATGGAACAAAGTAAATCCTCCTGTTTGAGAGGAAGTTGTGTAGTCTCCATAGTTTGTCACTAGAGGGAGTTATGAATACACACAAAACTGGTACCACTCTTAACTCTGTTTTACACTGATATTTTGCCACAGTTCTTTGCAgactttatttatttgtaacAGTACTACACAGCTCTCTCTTGAACTGGAATAATCTTTAAATCACTTCTACATCTCTCTGTCTATAGCACACATTATAATTACATATTCTCTTTACTCAAGCACAAATACCATTCAGTACTTTTCAAATTCTCTCACAGAAGATATGAATCCCTTCTAGAAATTATATTCATGCTGATGATCCTCAGCTCTCCCTTGCTGCCCAAACTCCATGCAGGAAGGATGGAAGGTGTTTGGAGGGCGAAGAGGCAAATGGGGAAGAAGTGGCCAAGCAGGACAACCAGTATCCAAAATAATCCAAGGATTGGTATTAATTATCCAAGGTCTAATGAAAATTGAGCAATTTCCATGGAaggcacagaaaaggaaagctttttGTCTGATGAGGTGCTGTCCCTAAGAATTGTGCAGAAGTGAAACTGGTATAATAAAGGCAAAGCTAGCGTTCCATGCCAATACATAAAGAAGGTTGAACCTAAAACTGGGAGGGTGAAAATACACACACACTGATTACTGACTAACCCTTCTTCTGCCCCTTTGAACCCCCCTTTAATATCTTTCTGAGAAGGCTCTACAACTCAGAAttagggagggaaaaaaaagaaaaacccagaaaattcaATCTTCAAAAGGTTAATGGTAAAGTGATTTGGGAACAATACTGTGAGACCCTGCTTTATCCAttcacataaaaaaaagaaaaagttgattgatttcagaaaatttatAACTTCAAGTGGCTGAACCTGAAATAGTAGGGGACTAAAGTCAAAAGGGCATAGAGGGTCCCTTCCTGTCTCATGTGTATTAATGACATGAGATTGAAGGATtcaaatgcacagaaaaatcAGTAAATTACTGTTGAGAAAGTATAAATGAAAttcatgtttcatttaaaagaatGGTCATATACCCATCTGTCTTATTGCAGCCACTTCATaaggcagcaaaacaaaacatttaaataagtTGTTTAATAAACAAGGCCTTGAATTAAAGTTTGACTGGAGCTTTGAGCAAGTCTTGtcaatgcattttaaaaagagttAGAGATCATGGGTTATGTCAGATTTTTTCTTATGGCAACATTCTTTTTTTTGGCTTGACTTCTGTACATCATGGCCCTCTAGCTTATTAAAGCATTTATTAAAGTTACACAGCAATGGTTACTGCAGTGCATTTCCTCAGGAAGTGTTTGTGGTTCACCATGAAATACAAAATTGCTAGAAAACACCCACTGCTTCATGTGATCTTTTGATGAAACTAAATTACATTTATTACTTTccctctgttaaaaaaaatcccatgtaGCTCTTCAACAACAATTTCTTCAATGAGacatatatacacataataTTAGAGGtatgaatgtgtgtgtgtatggatATAAAAAATAGGGCAGGACTGTGTCTTCTGAAGAGAAGTCATGATTCTCAAACACAGAATACATGCAAAATGAGTTTTTAAGCTGTGTGACCTTTTCTTTCAACCACAGTCTTACACTAGGTGCATACAAAAGTATCTTTGTGCCATTTCCCTTTTGCTCTGAGGAGGGAGGATGTGCAAGGGCTTAGACATGACATAAAAAGAGGTTTTATAGGAGAAGCCAAATACTCTCTGAATTTTTCTCCTTGCAATGCATCCCTGTACCTGCCAAGAGCAGGATGCACAGATCTGAGCTGAAGTGAGCTCTTACTTGTTTCCCCAGCTCCCAAATGGTGATCATGTGTTTGCCACCAGGTTGCTCATCCAGGATTGAAAATATGGTATCTGGTAGGTCATTGACAACAGAGATCCCAGAATTAGAGGCATCGGTAGCTCATTCCTGTTCCTACCTTGTTGAGACGACTTATTTCACTCTCATAGTGTTCTTTCTTTCTGGTCATTGAGGCATTCTTCTGCTTCAGGAGCCTGTTCTCTTCCTTCATTTCATGGAGAACTTCACTAAGGACTTCTGTCTCTTTCTGGGATGCAAAAATACagagagatgctgcagaaaTACAGATGGAAGCATTTTTCGAGAACgattttcaaaataatcttCTGTCTGACAGATGTGCTGCATTTTTGTTGTCCCAAAGACAGTTGggaagggaggcagcaggaaggcagaTCATTAGTACACCCAGATATGATAAAGTCTGTAGAAATTGTTTTGACCACTCACCATGTGATGAGACAGAGACAACATACCAGACTaaatccctgctctctgcagttgCACGAAGGCATGGGAATGCTGGCAGGCCAAGCAGATCAAAATCACATCCACAGTTACCCCAGACCTGCATTTCTCTTATGTACTCAGAGAATAAGACCAGGGCCAAATGCTGGTGGAGTCCCAGCCATTCCAATTGCCATACAACATTGAAGacaaaaacagtaaaaaaaaaaaaaaaattcaaatattttctgcagctgctttacATGAATAAAAAAGTGAGATCCAACAATCACAGGCACAGCACACCACaggaatggggtttttttctgtgtaaaaggAACATCTCTGTGCAGCCCACCACAGTTTGGGCTCATCAGAAGTTCATCACTATGTGCTAATTGAGCCAATAAAAACACCCCTGAGTAACTGCTGCTTACACACAAGGAAGCCAGACTCTGCTGTGTTATAAGTTAGCTgggacattttcattttctccaaaaACTAGGCAAGATTAGAAGGCTATCTCTACAATAAGTATAGGAACTCATCCAGCAGCTAGCTCAAGCTGACAAGTTACACATTGGCTAAGTGTGTAACTATAAAGAAATTGCAAATTTAAGACCAAAGTTCCATGCTGGTTAACCTGTCCCCATAAAAAGGTTTTGGACTATATTGTCATTGAATTCATTATTCATGTATTCAGTATAGAATTCTGAGAGAGTGTACTACTCATCCTTATTTTTATGTTAGGCATTTTCCCAGGTGTTATACATTAAAAGGCAGGCAGTAATATGAACAGAAATATGGACTGTGTCACAGTGAATCAATACTCAGGGCAAATACAGGCAGTGTACTTGCTGATTTCAAGTACATAACAGTTTGTGTTAAAACATGTAAATTGCACTATGGTTTTGGAATCAAGTGTGTGCTTAGCTAAGATTAATTGATAAGCAAGTAAGAAGAATATTCTGCTTATGCAGATGTAAGCTAAGGAagttgcatttcttttcctgcagcagctaaCTCACATCTTATCTGAGCCTGGAAGTGATGCAATCGTGATACAATTGCCACTTGTTTCAGGTTACCACATGAATAGAGAAGCCCAACTTCAGCCATCATCACCATCCAGAAACTCTCACTAGAGGTCATGAAGTACATGGTACTATGAAGCAGAAGGAACAGGAAGCACCACCCTGTGAGGTTTCTAAAATGGAGCACAAAGTTTTGTGTAGGTGCCCCATCATTCAGGCTGGTGGTTATACTGAGGTGGGAATCCAGCTCAGGGATCTAAATTTGGATGCAAAAGCCCACCACAAGAGCCAGTGCCCAAGGAGTCCTGACAGAGCAGCCCTACCACTCTGAGGTGAACACCACTCTGGAAGAGCTGATCAACCCAGACACTTCCAGCCCTGATAACTGCACTGAGAGTGTCATTAATATTTGCAGGGAGCTGAGATAGCCAGCACATGTATGAAAGCCTGCACTGTCAATACCAAAACCCAGGGGACTGGAGCTACATTCACTTCTCGACTATTTCTTGCCAAGCACTTGGTGCAACATCTGCATggctgctcctcttccctttGAAATatctgcagcattttccttcACAAAGAAATTCACCCTGAACTGAACTGTGAGGAGGGAAATCTGTGCAGTTTAGATACCAACCTGCTCTTTACTCCCCCACACACCCTAACACTGTGCTGTCTGCCAGTCATATTGAAATTACTCTTTCTCTGTACACAGTTCTGTGATGAGGCAGCTCAGCAGGCCCTGCCTTGGGTAGGATATTGAGGAGCCACAGTCTCacctctgggctctgcacaaCCCACGCTCTGCCTCGCACAAGGGGAGAAAGATGAAAGGCAAGAGAGAGCTCACCACAGAGCACAAAAGGGATGCCACAGGGCACCCTCCTACCTTTTCCTGCAACAGActctctctgccctgtgcttgccacctctgctcctctggaTGCTGCTGGTGCCTCTCTTGTTGCAGCTCGCTCACTCTCCTCTCTGACACATCCAGCTTTGCCTTCATCTCTGCCAGCTGAAAAGCAAGTGACAGACCATGCTGGGCTCACTGGGGATTCTGAAAGGCACAGCACCTTCAAGGTGTTGAGCCAGAGGCATAAAACAGTTCCAGATTAAATGAGGAAGAGCCATTTGGATTCCTCTTCTCTttgtgggaaaaagaaaatgaatgatTCAGATCTCAGTAAAGCTTTCTGGAAAATATTAGAGATAAAATTTTCCTGATAAGCACATTAAGTCATTCTATAAACTTCCTTTTCATAGCAGGAAACAGTAGATGAGAATTGTCAGTCAATGAACCAACCTGGGTTCTGGAATACCAGACAAAACTGTAAGCACTGAACTTTACTAGGCAGCTGACAATAATATCTGCAGCAATGATGCCACACAGCCAATAACAAGGAATAAAAGCTATGGCAATTGGatcttggagggaaaaaaatgggaatcaaaatatttatttacaatttattttggAAGTCTCTGCTTGGAGAGAGCAACTTTCCTGGAGAATTTACCAGGGAGCTCCCAGGCTTCACAAGAGATGGGATAAGAACCAGCACATGTGTGATGATGTGGATCAGGGGCTGGGCACACCAGGTTGATTTTCTGTTAGTTGTGCTCTCAGTTATGTGCCATTTTTACTAGAGTGTGGAGGGCATGAAAATCTCTGCTGTCATGTCCACATTGGTTCCTGCTGTTTTAGGGACACCCTCCTTCTATGGTTAGTTTGTCCTACTGAAGATTGACATACATTGCTTCACTTTTATATGATGAAGCATTTTCAATTTATGAGCTCAAGACAAAGTAAGATATTTACCATGGCTATGGCTGGCTGGTATTTAAACACACACAACTGTCAGCAGGTGGCACACATATTGCAACAGAAGCTGTCAGCATCATTACCTGCTTTTCATAAAGCTGCTTCATACTTCTAAATTGATGATCCCATTGCTTGTTCACCTCCAGAAGCTGTAATTACCAGGAAGGCACAGTAAATAACCCTTAATTCAACATTTGCAGTAAATCAAAAACAGACTGGCATTCTAATCCTCTGTCAGTGAATGTTCCCAACCTCCTCATCATCTGGGCAGTTCATTTGTTTCAGAAGAAGTGAGTTTAAGGTTTGGCAACCCTTGCAGCCCATCTGCCAGTGCTTTGGTATTTTGGTTAAAGCACATGAACATTCAGGAAGCAGCACTCAGCAAACATGCAAATACACAATAAGCTACAGGTGGATCATTTGCAACACTGCACAAATGCCAAGCTGAAATTCCTACAAGGCCAAGGACTTTGCTGCTAGTTTGCTACAAGTTCCATGAACATATTTCCAATTAGGTAGTCTAACTTCAAACAAATGAATGGAAGTCTTCTACTGATTGGAATAATACTGGGTGCAAACCCTGCTTGCTGTTACTTGGCCATTAGCAATAGTGGTCATTAATAAAACTGACCCTTTGTACTAAATAAAGTACAATAATAAATCTGTTCTTCCAGATTCATAGGCATGGTACAATCAGTCACCATGTGGTTAAGGGTATATTTAGGATTACCTCTCGTCTCTGTCTTTCCAGTGTGAGGACCTGTTGCTCCAGAGAATTCGATGATAAAGGCTTTTTTTTGCTCAGTAATGTGTGTCTTGACTGGAGAAAAGGAATGTAAAAAATTAACACTTCTGGCCTGTTCTCTTGTAAGAGATTCTCATGTAAAGCTCCCATCCACCCTGACAGGCAAGAAActgaaacaaacattttcttacACCAAATTTGTATGTAAATACCTTCACACCTGCTGACAGCTGATTCTGGAGGTACATCTGCTTTACACCCACTCTGTTTTAATTGAACCATTATGCAAATAGCCACTGAAATAACCAAAATTGTATATATTTGTACCACTgagacacagcacacaaaaGAGGATTTTAATTATCTTGCAGATGACAATACAAACAAGGAGTACATGCCACAAAAGCTGAGCATGACCTGGAGTGGGTATGAACAGTTCCCCTAATTTACAAGAGCTAGAACAATTAGTTAGGCCCAAGGTGATAAACTTTAGCACAATGGGCTCAAAACAAGcaatacaaaaaacaaataGGCTATTTGGAGAAATTTAGAATATCAGTCTGTAActcttctattatttttaagtgtGGAGTTTCAGCCATGAAGGACAGCAGCAGATAGATGCTCATTTATATAATGGCCATGTTGTACATCATAATTTCCAGGAAGTTTCTATGGATTGTCATCAAAACAAACATGTGATCTATAAGAGAGAAAGACAGAGAACtgtactggaaaaaaaaagagacagccTCATAAAAATAGAACATACTCTGTTCAGATACATTCTCAgggattttttgtttccctCCCTAAATTCTCAACCAATATATGAACAACAAGAATAATAGTGTGAGCTCTTCTGAGGTCTGGAATAAATTCTCTGTAGATAGACAATTTAATGCTGAATACCAGTGAAGATCAAAGGACAGTTTTGCTGTGtcttttcaaaggcaaaaatcCTAACCACATATTTGCCCCATGGCCAGTACTGCTGAACTCTGATGTGGAGCCCTTGACTTCCAAGCCAGAAAACACTTAATCCCTCTTCTTCACAATTCACAGACTAGTTTAATTTAGAGTATCTCAAGCAATACCTGGCAGCTAATGCAGATATTCCCATGCTGAATTGCTTTAAACATCTGGGCCTTAGGCATATATTGAAGAGTATGTTTAAGAATAGTGATAAAGTGAATAGGACAACTCAGAAATCTAACAACTACACATACACTTGGCACCAACTAGCCCAAATAGTGCTCACAGAATTTGTGGGGTCACTCAAATGAACCACTTTGCACCCTTTGTGCAACTACTGGAGGGCAAAAGAAAAACCATTAGGAAAGGGCTTTTTGCTAAGAATGCCATCTGCAAAACTATTTCTAACATTTCCCTTCAGTCTTACACAGTTTCATCATTCAGAAAAACCTATTAGAACACAAAGATCAGCCCATAATTGTCAATCTACAAAATGACCTGCACCAGCTCCTGTTAAccagaaaacacttcagagaaCAACCAACACAGGCACTTACTTCGAATGGTTCTACTGGAGCTTCCATGTCACTCCCACTTTCCCAGGTGCATCCAAGCCAGCCTGGAGTGTTTCCTTCACTCTGGGTCTTTGGAGGAAGAAGAGCAATGAAACAGATTTTAGTTGGCTAAAGGAGCA
This genomic window contains:
- the TNIP3 gene encoding TNFAIP3-interacting protein 3, whose amino-acid sequence is MIHCEELKMKKKDVEDCTELCPHECGEMERCESKELDVEIRNLIGKSSTLETCEDPKPLAQERLSSRRTSCSLKTQSEGNTPGWLGCTWESGSDMEAPVEPFESRHTLLSKKKPLSSNSLEQQVLTLERQRRELLEVNKQWDHQFRSMKQLYEKQLAEMKAKLDVSERRVSELQQERHQQHPEEQRWQAQGRESLLQEKKETEVLSEVLHEMKEENRLLKQKNASMTRKKEHYESEISRLNKALLDALKKQHPPVVGTPPGKGDRNIEEMRTQLEVLKQQVQIYEEDFRKERSDRERLNEEKEALQKINERLQSQLSKLNSQTKDQPVQPERPSYPPPLFLSPCVNYGGCGMVLHCPDPRVYPVPHRAQQQQQRSPDYQWYVPDQLPPDVQHKANDSSLGKGAHR